Genomic DNA from Clostridium sp. BJN0013:
TGAAGATACCAAAGGGTATGAAAGTCAGCAGTGGAGGAGAACGTACAAGCAGTTTAAATTGAGGTATCCAGATATTGATTTGAAAGTATTGAAAGAAGTGTGAGTATGGATAAGTCCAAGAAAATTCAAATAGATAGACTAGAAAAGAGCTTACAATGCCTAAAAGAAAAGCTATTACCAGATAGGCCAGAACAGTACAAGGCTATGGCTTCTGGATATATAAGACAAATTGAAGAATTGAGAAGGTGAACGTATTGAAACTAAAACTAATGGTACTTAGGAAGCTGATAGACAGTAAAGGTAATAAAATAGACAACCGTACAATGACCTGGGAGAATTGGAAAGATAAAGTTTTAGAAGAAGCAGGAGAGTTATGCAGAGCTCTCTCTTCTGGGAATAAGAAAGACATAATGGAAGAGGTGTTGGATGTTATTCAGGTGGGCATAGGAATTTTAGCGAAGTTGTTTAGAGAGAAAGTTGATATACCCCAAGGGCTTCATAGGCATAATAAAAAGCTTATAGATAGGGGTTGTGAGGCTTGTGGGGAGATTAGATTTAATGTTAGCAGGAAGTAGGTGGGGAAAATGAAATTATTAATTGGAAAAATTAAGAATGGTTGCAGTAAAGACTTGCAGGAACTAAGAGGAATTAAGCTAGTGGGATTTACAATAGACGAGGAAGATAAGAAATTACATGGAATCCATCCTATAAATTTAGGTGATATGGAAAAATTTTATAAGTTTAGTTTTGAAGGGCTTAAAAATGATATATCAGAGGATTATGACTACTGTATATGGTATTTGCTTGGGGAAGATTGTGAATTTGTATCCAGTATAAATCTAAATGAATTAGAAGATATAAGAGAATTTACCAAGGAAGATGATGAACTGTATGGAAAGAATCTTGAAGAGTTTAAGAAAATACACCACTTTTATGATATGGAGCAGCGAATCAAAGATGAAGAAAAAGCTGAAAATAAAGCCAACGAAGAGTTCCTGAAAGAAAAGAAACAGAAAATTGAGGTGCGTGTTCGTGGTGAGACTGAAACAATAGATGCTGTGATATATAAGGGTTTTGGCATACACAATCCATTGGGCATAGAAGATAGTTCTTTTAAAACCATAACAATTTTGGAAGGCGATAATAAAGGATTAGCCATGATACTTTATTGCAAAACCTCAAAGTGTGAAACTTTAATTGATGAGATGAGAGAATCTATAGGAGATAAGGCTGTTGCAAATGAAGATAGGGTTAAGTTAGCTGAAATAGTGAAGAAATATTAGAAGTTGATACGTACTTCAAATATTATATGATGAACCCAAACACTGGGGATTTGAGCATCCCCGGCACAAGGATTTATTATTGGAAAATGAAAATTAAAATGGAGATTAAAATAATACTTTAATAAACAGTATGTCCAAAATTAGATTTATTATACAGGGAATTTGAAGAAGGTGAGTAGATGGAACATTTAATAAAATTGGGTTATACGTTTATAGGAGTATGGGCTTTAATTAGCATAGTTGGGATAATAGGCTTTTATATAGTTGTTAGGAATTGCAAGAAGGAAAGTGCAAAGAGCTATAAGGAGTTTAAAAAGGAATGGGACAGGCATGGGAGGAGGTTAGAAAGATAATGGAAGTATTGATAGCAGAACGTAAACATATAGATTTAACCAAACACTGTAAAATAAGATATGTAGAGAGAGTGAAAGGAATAACTGGTGACTTTGCTGTTCAGGAATATATGATAGCCAATGATGAACGAATAATACAGGATGTAAATAAGATATTCACTTATTCCGATTTCCTGATAGAGGGTAAGATTGGTGAGGATAAGGTAGTCAGGAGATTTTATGTGAAGGATGATATACTCCTTGTTTTAAGTAAAGACGAGTCTGTGATTGTTACACTTATTAAAGTAGACTTTGGGTTCCCTAGGAAAACTAACAGGGGAATTGTTAAGGACCTTCTGGAGGAAATAAATTTACTGAAGGAAGATTTAGAGGAAAGTGAAAAATCTATAACCGATTATGTGAATGCTAGAAGTTTGGAAAGGGAAAGGTATTTCGATAAAATCCAACTGCTGCAGGAAGAAATTAATTCTCTTAGCTTAACCATAAAACAAATTGATGTTGATATAGAGAAGAAGAGGGAGAGTACCAAGGTTTCAAAACTTAAAATAAAG
This window encodes:
- a CDS encoding MazG-like family protein, producing MNVLKLKLMVLRKLIDSKGNKIDNRTMTWENWKDKVLEEAGELCRALSSGNKKDIMEEVLDVIQVGIGILAKLFREKVDIPQGLHRHNKKLIDRGCEACGEIRFNVSRK